A portion of the Cryptomeria japonica chromosome 5, Sugi_1.0, whole genome shotgun sequence genome contains these proteins:
- the LOC131027985 gene encoding ethylene-responsive transcription factor ERF110, with the protein MCGGAIISEFIPPSSSRRRKSSSEDLWVGLDSMSYSNGSVCDEMGIPRRVNKKRKCSKQHEYRGIRQRPWGKWAAEIRDPIKGMRVWLGTYNTAEDAARAYDREAFRIKGAKAKLNFPITEKLPNSDNGLNSKEGLVKVEATPKAVDSSTQKYLEYLEAVLELKPEILPCTAAYGESPFSSSNVDSSLASGSVPDFSNWVGDEGKSSGLLCGAAHVMDYWKFQEEDKSVLSIEDDEWTLNSYKAAELLGMYPCSPLVSTDLQSQSAPYSWDYVDDNGLWDCSL; encoded by the coding sequence ATGTGTGGAGGAGCTATCATCTCTGAGTTCATACCACCATCCTCTTCTCGCAGAAGAAAATCCAGTTCTGAGGATTTGTGGGTTGGTTTGGACAGTATGTCATATTCCAATGGAAGTGTTTGTGATGAGATGGGTATTCCAAGGAGGGTGAATAAGAAGAGAAAGTGTAGTAAGCAGCATGAGTACAGAGGGATAAGGCAACGCCCATGGGGAAAATGGGCTGCTGAAATTAGAGATCCAATTAAGGGAATGAGGGTTTGGCTTGGGACTTATAACACTGCTGAAGATGCTGCTAGGGCTTATGATCGAGAGGCTTTTAGGATCAAAGGAGCCAAAGCCAAGCTCAATTTCCCCATAACAGAGAAGCTGCCAAATTCAGACAATGGTCTAAATTCAAAGGAGggtttagtaaaagtggaagccacaCCAAAAGCTGTGGATTCATCGACACAGAAGTATCTTGAATATTTGGAGGCTGTGCTGGAGCTGAAACCTGAAATCCTCCCATGTACAGCAGCTTATGGTGAAAGCCCCTTTTCCTCCTCTAATGTTGATAGCAGCCTGGCTTCTGGTTCAGTCCCTGATTTTTCCAATTGGGTTGGAGATGAGGGCAAAAGCTCTGGTTTACTTTGTGGGGCAGCCCATGTAATGGATTATTGGAAGTTTCAAGAGGAAGATAAAAGTGTGTTGAGTATAGAGGATGATGAATGGACATTGAATTCCTACAAGGCTGCTGAGTTGTTGGGCATGTATCCATGTTCTCCACTGGTGAGCACAGATCTGCAAAGCCAAAGTGCTCCTTATAGTTGGGACTATGTTGATGACAATGGCTTGTGGGATTGCAGTTTATGA